The sequence below is a genomic window from Bombus pyrosoma isolate SC7728 linkage group LG9, ASM1482585v1, whole genome shotgun sequence.
GAAAATCCGAAGACAGTACATTTTTGAATAAAGTAAGCGGAAGTTATGTGATTGCCCATCTGTGCAGACCAATAAGATGTTATCTGTGCGGTGTCATTGGACGAAGCATGGGACGCTTCAACTCAGAATTGGACTTTCAGATTTTACCGAAAACTACAAACTACATTCGAAATCTACATCGAAAACTACAAAATTGAACATAGAAAAGTCAATAATTTTTGCTCCCCTAAAATAAGATCCAAcccttttttcatttattatctttaataatcACATTGACAGCCCTCTGTTACTTCaacttattaatttcaatacttGTCCACGTTTTTTTACTCTAACAATTATTCTTGCAATATTCTAGCCTTGCGAGTTGACCTTTTCTCGCGTGATCTCAGATTTTGTGACCTCGTCACCACAATATGCAACTATGCAAATAGTATCTCCGAACGAGTTGATCTCTTCTCTGGCTCTTGCTATAAGTTAAGGCGATcagttacaattatttaattcttaactTGTTACTACAGTTTAATTCTCTTTGTctgtcttttttcttatttatattttttattttcattttttttctttgttgtaCATCCGTTATTCATTATCGCaactccttttcttctttgtacCATAGGAGTTTGTACccataaatatacaataagtataataataataataattaaataaataaataagtacttatatatatttagctttacgttttatattttctttataggTTTTTAATGAAGCATTTTTGGACTTTTTACTTCGTGACATTTTATTCTTACTTTCACCTATAGAACACACTGGTAAAATTTGTACACTAAACTCCAGGATGCCCTGTATAATCCTATTTTGCTACCTTATCGAGTTTTTCGAACCTCTTATAATTGGCTTTTgttgtataaattttgtagaaaattccATCATTAGACCATTATCGGACATTGAATTTTGTTTCACGTGGGAAAACGattatcgatcaattttccaaaatcgAGTACtccaataaatttcatatatggTTTCTTTCATTGTGGCTTTGAAAAATgtagttaaattaaatttataatgtagtaagtcgaataaatttaatattctccGTAATGTTTATACAGCTCAACTTCAATACTACGAATTTGTTCAAGAATTTCGTGATGATCAGCTTTCAAAATATGATGCAGAATTCGATCTTCACGAATTATTGCATTGCGTGACCTCTTACTTCCTTTGTACGTTATTAGTCGTGCCAATATTagtataaatattagtatatatttggaataaattagATAGTGAATATCCCTCAattgtcaatatttttatttgtatcttttgcTTATAAATGATATCTCATCCGTCACACATCGTTTCTGAAGTGACATGCATTTAATACGACACACTGTTATTAAGTGAAAGACACTCGTTGCATTTCGTAGAGCAATTTTATTTAGCAAGTTTGGAATAGATTAATTAGAATAGTAAGgctacatatatacattgaCTCGATTGTCACAAGTTGAGTTTCATTTTGAAGTTCCTTGGAAGTATATATACTGCTATTGTTTGCCAAAATTGATGGGAACCAACCGTTGGGAAACAATAAACCGACGGTAAAGTCGGTGTAGAAAGTCTAATGGCGAATGCCGAATGCTTTAGGTCGGCTATCATAGCTGCATTCCTAGGTGGGACGACGCCAATCATCTCTTATTTGAAGTGGCGTCATTTACGCAGGAAGAAAGTTTGGGGTTCATAGGCAGCTGCTTAAACGTCATGCGTGAATAAGAACACAAAGCGTATGAGACGATCGACGTAACCTCAATAAAAAGGATGGCCTCTAGCCTCTAACAGTGAAGAGAGGACCGAGACTGTTCCAATGTCAGCGCAAATctcaaaatttaaacaaaatgaaGTAGTAGTGGACATCCGTTATACgatgcaattatttatattccgTCAGCTGCTCGAATGAGAAATAAATGGATATttagttataataaaaagagcCCATCTTTGCGagacagaaaataaaagacgttGAGgtgatattattttctacaatcGAAGTATCTATTATCGTTTGATAAATCTTAATTAAAGAGATAGCAGGTGAGTAAGAATGTTATTACTATTTCAAACCCTCCAAGAACTTTAGTCTCACATATAGAAATTGTATAgtataaattactttcatgCAAAGAAATGTAAGgatttgaaaatatctatctagagaagaaaataaacacATGCATAACGATAAACGACGAAACAAAATTACCTTCTAGCAGAATATTTCAGGTTTATATTGTCCCATTAAGTCCAAGCTTTCCTCCtggagaataaaaatatatagtaaggCAAGTAAAAACGTATTCACggcataataaaaaatttcatctgTAAACTCAAACTTGATGAATGTATTCACGTTACTAATCTTTACTGTTGATTTTTCGACCCATATTTATTCGAACTTTTTCACATCATTTGTCAAGTACTATCTACCCTGGAAGTTGTGAATCCTCTTTTAGTCCTATTTTGTATGTATAGTTGGGTTATATAGGGTTACCTCTAAATCATCGgcaataatttcatcgatactCCGACGACTCGAAGTCACCGACGATCGTTCCATCGACTATCATTTCGCCGACATGGTCTTTTGccgaaaattattatatatctttgtcGTTTATGCACGAAAATGAATACGTAGATAAAGATGTAGAATATGATCATCTTGAAATGTCGAACGTTGTTTCTCGaaataattgtcattaaaatttcatctttatcttatattatttatttagttaacAGAACCTAGAGTTCCAGAGCCCTGT
It includes:
- the LOC122570706 gene encoding uncharacterized protein LOC122570706; translated protein: MSDYLTPSIPLISTGQTGPLDLSFDSVFNEAFLDFLLRDILFLLSPIEHTGKICTLNSRMPCIILFCYLIEFFEPLIIGFCCINFVENSIIRPLSDIEFCFTWENDYRSIFQNRVLQ